Proteins found in one Sporosarcina jeotgali genomic segment:
- a CDS encoding DMT family transporter: MNKPAIHPSIPIIIGVISVALSAIFVKLVSAEAGVTAFYRMFFSVLFMLPIFLLKYRKEITLLKKRDWIFSTLAGVFLAFHFIFWFESLNYTSVASSTVLVTLQPIFAFAGTYFFFKEKLSFKTILSAVIAISGSVIISFGDFQLGGTAFYGDMLALIGCALITAYLLFGQDVRQRLSLITYTFVVYSISSITLFFYVLIKGESFGPHSQSDWMWFVLLALIPNLLGHTLFNWAIRWVSTNAISIAILFEPVGASILAYYIFNESLSTAQIIGGIVVLLGILLFVVDGRKKNSA; encoded by the coding sequence ATGAACAAACCAGCTATACATCCATCTATACCAATCATCATAGGGGTTATTTCGGTTGCGTTATCAGCGATTTTCGTGAAATTGGTATCTGCTGAGGCGGGGGTTACTGCATTTTATAGAATGTTTTTCTCAGTCCTCTTCATGCTGCCGATTTTCTTATTGAAATACAGAAAAGAAATTACGCTGCTGAAAAAACGAGATTGGATATTTTCAACTCTTGCAGGTGTATTTTTAGCATTCCACTTCATCTTTTGGTTTGAATCGCTGAATTATACATCTGTTGCAAGTTCTACAGTATTAGTAACACTGCAGCCTATATTTGCATTTGCAGGTACATACTTTTTCTTTAAAGAAAAATTGTCCTTTAAAACTATCTTATCCGCAGTAATTGCAATTTCAGGCAGTGTCATTATCAGTTTCGGTGATTTCCAACTCGGTGGAACTGCATTTTATGGAGATATGCTTGCGCTGATCGGCTGTGCGTTAATTACAGCTTACTTATTGTTCGGTCAAGATGTTCGTCAAAGATTGTCTTTAATCACGTATACATTTGTAGTTTACTCAATCAGCTCAATTACACTTTTCTTCTATGTACTAATAAAGGGAGAATCGTTCGGTCCTCATTCGCAATCGGATTGGATGTGGTTTGTACTTTTAGCGCTTATCCCGAACTTACTGGGTCATACCTTATTTAACTGGGCGATTCGGTGGGTGAGTACGAATGCTATCTCTATCGCAATTCTTTTTGAGCCTGTGGGCGCATCGATCTTAGCCTATTACATCTTCAATGAGAGTTTATCGACAGCTCAAATCATCGGGGGAATCGTTGTCTTACTGGGGATTTTGCTGTTTGTTGTCGATGGACGTAAAAAAAACTCTGCTTAA
- a CDS encoding cation diffusion facilitator family transporter, which translates to MTNWIQLLKNGNKPALLAAIVNVIIAALKAGAFFLTGNVAMFAEMMHSIGDAANQLFVYVGSALSKKAPTPKYPNGFGRIVNLVCLGAVLIVAILSYETIVGGIHHLLNPSESGGLWINLAVLGIGIVLESFVLYKASKEVFHDAGIEHVGLSSYPKSFKHLKKAKPPTKLVFMEDLVATSGGLIAFAAVLLAHFFGWFAAEGVASIIIGVMMFYVVGKVFLENARGAIGETDEEMLAHIAHLLADDQDIVDIQRVEVVKEGEFLHVEIIAEVATSNTVEYVLNVKDRLLTTILNQKGIQDVIISLVGDDGVESWTGTNSSNLTENRKKLPE; encoded by the coding sequence ATGACGAATTGGATTCAACTTTTAAAAAATGGTAACAAGCCTGCTCTTCTAGCAGCTATCGTGAATGTTATTATCGCCGCATTAAAGGCTGGAGCGTTCTTTCTAACCGGAAACGTTGCCATGTTTGCTGAAATGATGCATTCAATCGGAGATGCCGCGAACCAATTATTTGTGTACGTCGGATCTGCACTATCGAAAAAAGCACCAACACCGAAATACCCGAATGGTTTTGGCAGAATAGTTAACCTTGTTTGTCTTGGCGCGGTTTTGATTGTAGCAATCCTTTCCTACGAAACAATAGTAGGAGGAATTCATCACCTCCTCAATCCTTCAGAAAGTGGCGGATTATGGATAAACCTAGCTGTTCTTGGTATCGGAATTGTGTTAGAATCCTTTGTTCTATATAAAGCTTCAAAAGAAGTCTTTCACGATGCAGGGATTGAACACGTTGGTCTCTCCTCTTACCCTAAAAGCTTTAAACATCTCAAAAAGGCCAAGCCTCCGACTAAGTTAGTCTTTATGGAAGACTTAGTTGCGACAAGCGGAGGTTTAATTGCATTTGCCGCTGTTTTACTCGCTCATTTCTTCGGCTGGTTCGCAGCTGAAGGCGTTGCATCCATTATCATTGGTGTCATGATGTTTTATGTAGTAGGTAAGGTATTCCTCGAAAATGCACGAGGAGCTATCGGTGAAACTGATGAAGAAATGCTTGCACATATTGCTCACCTTCTTGCAGATGATCAAGACATTGTAGATATCCAGCGAGTCGAGGTAGTAAAGGAAGGCGAATTTCTGCATGTGGAAATAATCGCTGAGGTTGCAACTTCAAATACAGTTGAATATGTTTTGAACGTTAAAGACCGGTTATTAACAACAATCTTGAATCAGAAAGGTATTCAGGACGTCATCATTTCATTAGTCGGCGATGACGGAGTTGAATCGTGGACAGGTACAAACAGTTCAAATCTTACAGAAAATCGAAAAAAGCTTCCTGAATAA
- a CDS encoding iron-containing alcohol dehydrogenase codes for MDNFVFQNPVKLLFGKGQVSNLADELKKYGNNVLVVYGGGSIKKNGVYDDVMSVLKEGGLTVHEFGGVEPNPRLSTAIAAAELCKRENVDVIIAVGGGSVIDCTKLIACAAKYDGNPWDFVVQKAVPQDALPFGTVLTLSATSSEMNAGSVITNEETQEKYGWGTPFNFPKFSILDPTYTMSVPKDQTVNGIVDTMSHIFEEYFNESSNTPFQDEMCESALRTLIATGAEVVNRPDDYELRATMMLAGVWGLNGFLRMGYTGDWGTHDIEHAVSAVYDIPHAGGLSILFPEWMRYTMHLNPKRYAQLAVKAFGVDPSGKTDEETALEGIVKLEEFWSSIGAPRKLADFDIDDSKIELMAEKAAARGPLGNFAKLAKEDVVQILTNSL; via the coding sequence TTGGATAATTTCGTATTTCAAAATCCAGTAAAATTATTGTTCGGTAAAGGACAAGTTTCGAATTTAGCAGATGAACTAAAAAAATATGGAAATAACGTTCTTGTCGTATACGGTGGAGGAAGTATCAAAAAGAATGGTGTATATGATGATGTAATGAGTGTTCTGAAAGAAGGGGGACTCACTGTTCACGAATTTGGCGGAGTAGAACCTAACCCTAGACTTTCAACTGCCATTGCAGCAGCAGAATTATGTAAGCGTGAGAATGTAGATGTAATCATAGCTGTCGGCGGCGGTTCGGTCATTGACTGTACGAAACTGATTGCATGTGCTGCAAAATATGATGGCAATCCATGGGACTTTGTTGTACAAAAAGCGGTACCTCAAGATGCCCTTCCTTTTGGTACGGTATTGACGCTATCTGCAACGAGTTCCGAGATGAATGCAGGTTCTGTTATTACGAATGAAGAAACTCAAGAAAAGTATGGATGGGGAACACCGTTTAACTTCCCTAAATTCTCTATTTTGGATCCGACGTATACAATGTCAGTTCCGAAAGATCAAACAGTTAATGGAATTGTAGACACGATGTCTCACATCTTTGAAGAATACTTCAATGAATCATCGAATACTCCTTTCCAAGATGAAATGTGTGAAAGTGCTCTTCGTACTTTGATCGCTACAGGTGCTGAAGTAGTGAATCGTCCTGATGATTACGAGCTAAGAGCGACGATGATGCTTGCGGGTGTATGGGGACTGAATGGTTTCCTTCGCATGGGCTACACAGGTGACTGGGGAACGCATGACATTGAACACGCGGTTTCGGCAGTCTATGACATTCCTCATGCTGGCGGACTGTCTATCTTATTCCCAGAGTGGATGCGTTATACAATGCATTTAAATCCAAAACGGTATGCACAGTTAGCTGTAAAAGCGTTTGGTGTAGATCCTTCAGGCAAGACAGATGAAGAAACAGCATTAGAAGGCATTGTTAAACTAGAGGAGTTCTGGTCATCAATCGGAGCACCGCGTAAACTCGCTGATTTCGATATTGACGATTCGAAAATTGAGCTGATGGCTGAAAAAGCAGCAGCAAGAGGTCCGCTTGGGAACTTCGCCAAGCTTGCAAAAGAGGACGTCGTCCAGATTTTGACGAATTCATTGTAA
- a CDS encoding Glu/Leu/Phe/Val family dehydrogenase: MTENLNLFTSTQVVIKEALDKLGYDEGMYELLKEPMRMTEVRIPIKMDDGKVKVFTGFRGQHNDAVGPTKGGVRFHPDVTLDEVRALSMWMTLKAGIVDLPYGGGKGGIICDPREMSMDELERLSRGYVRALSQVMGPTKDIPAPDVFTNSQIMAWMMDEYSRIDEFNSPGFITGKPIVLGGSQGRDRATAEGVTIIINEAAKRRGIDMKGARIVIQGFGNAGSFLSKFLHDAGAKVIGISDAYGALHDPDGLDIDYLLDRRDSFGTVTTLFENTLTNQELLELDCDILVPAAIENQITEHNANNIKASIVVEAANGPTTSEATKILADRGILLVPDVLASAGGVTVSYFEWVQNNMGYYWTEELVRERMTEKMVTAFENVYSVSTTRGIDMRLAAYMIGIRKTAEASRFRGWA, from the coding sequence ATGACTGAAAACCTGAATCTGTTCACATCGACACAAGTTGTTATTAAAGAAGCACTTGACAAGCTGGGCTACGATGAAGGAATGTATGAACTTCTCAAAGAACCAATGCGCATGACGGAAGTCCGCATCCCGATTAAGATGGACGATGGAAAAGTAAAAGTCTTCACTGGATTCCGCGGTCAGCACAATGACGCTGTTGGACCAACAAAAGGCGGAGTACGTTTCCATCCAGATGTTACTTTAGATGAAGTGCGTGCACTTTCTATGTGGATGACACTTAAAGCTGGAATTGTAGACCTTCCATATGGCGGCGGTAAAGGCGGTATCATTTGTGATCCCCGTGAAATGTCTATGGATGAATTAGAACGTCTTAGCCGCGGATACGTCCGTGCGTTATCTCAAGTAATGGGACCGACAAAAGACATCCCGGCACCAGACGTTTTCACGAACTCACAAATCATGGCGTGGATGATGGATGAGTACAGCAGAATTGATGAGTTCAACTCACCAGGCTTCATTACAGGAAAGCCAATCGTTCTTGGCGGTTCACAAGGTCGCGACCGTGCGACTGCTGAAGGCGTAACGATTATTATTAACGAAGCAGCTAAGCGCCGCGGTATCGATATGAAAGGCGCTCGTATCGTTATCCAAGGTTTTGGTAACGCGGGAAGCTTCCTTTCTAAATTCCTTCACGATGCAGGTGCTAAAGTAATCGGGATTTCTGATGCTTATGGTGCTTTACACGATCCAGACGGCTTGGATATCGATTATTTACTTGACCGCCGTGATAGTTTTGGAACTGTAACTACTTTGTTCGAAAACACATTGACAAACCAAGAGTTGTTGGAATTGGATTGTGATATCCTCGTTCCTGCAGCAATCGAGAACCAAATTACAGAACACAATGCAAATAACATTAAAGCTTCTATTGTTGTTGAAGCAGCGAATGGTCCAACAACTTCTGAAGCAACGAAAATTCTTGCAGACCGCGGTATCCTTCTTGTTCCGGACGTGCTTGCAAGTGCAGGCGGCGTAACCGTTTCATACTTTGAATGGGTTCAGAACAACATGGGCTACTATTGGACAGAAGAACTTGTTCGTGAGCGTATGACTGAGAAAATGGTCACTGCGTTTGAAAATGTTTATTCTGTATCGACTACTCGCGGTATTGATATGCGTCTCGCGGCGTATATGATCGGTATTCGCAAAACTGCGGAAGCTTCACGTTTCCGTGGCTGGGCTTAA
- a CDS encoding ornithine--oxo-acid transaminase, with product MSVSQQVIEQTNKYGAPNYHPLPIVISEAEGVWVKDPEGNKYMDMLSAYSAVNQGHRHPKIIQALKDQADKVTLTSRAFHSDQLGPWYEKITELSGKEMALPMNTGAEAVETAIKAARRWAYDVKGVEENKAEIIGCEGNFHGRTMGAVSLSSDPEYKRGFGPMLPGIKLVPYGDIDALEGAITPNTAAFIIEPIQGEAGILIPPAGYLKKARELCKANNVLFIADEIQAGLCRTGKMFACEWEDVNPDMYILGKALGGGVFPISCVVADKEVLEVFNPGSHGSTFGGNPMACAVSIASLEVLENEKLADKSLELGNYFKEELEKIENDVITEVRGRGLFIGMQLTVEARPYCEKLKELGLLCKETHDTVIRFAPPLVITKEELDWALEKIKSVFAN from the coding sequence ATGTCAGTATCTCAACAAGTGATTGAACAAACTAATAAGTATGGTGCACCAAACTATCATCCGCTGCCGATTGTTATCTCAGAAGCAGAAGGTGTATGGGTAAAAGATCCAGAAGGCAACAAATACATGGATATGCTGTCAGCATACTCTGCAGTGAACCAGGGGCACCGTCATCCTAAAATCATTCAAGCACTAAAAGATCAGGCAGACAAAGTTACTCTAACTTCACGTGCGTTCCATAGCGATCAGCTGGGTCCTTGGTACGAAAAAATCACTGAACTATCTGGAAAAGAAATGGCGTTGCCAATGAACACTGGTGCTGAAGCTGTTGAAACAGCTATCAAGGCAGCTCGCCGCTGGGCATATGATGTTAAAGGCGTTGAAGAAAATAAAGCTGAAATTATCGGCTGTGAAGGTAACTTCCACGGTCGTACAATGGGCGCAGTATCCCTTTCTTCAGATCCAGAATACAAACGCGGTTTCGGACCAATGCTTCCAGGTATCAAATTAGTACCTTATGGCGACATCGATGCACTTGAAGGTGCAATTACTCCAAATACAGCAGCGTTTATCATTGAGCCGATTCAAGGCGAAGCTGGAATTCTCATTCCGCCTGCTGGCTACTTGAAAAAAGCACGTGAACTATGTAAAGCAAATAACGTTCTTTTCATCGCAGACGAAATTCAAGCCGGCCTATGCCGTACTGGTAAAATGTTTGCATGTGAGTGGGAAGACGTGAACCCGGATATGTATATCCTTGGTAAAGCACTTGGCGGCGGAGTATTCCCGATCTCTTGTGTAGTAGCCGATAAAGAAGTACTTGAAGTGTTCAACCCGGGTTCTCACGGATCTACATTTGGCGGTAACCCAATGGCGTGTGCGGTTTCAATTGCATCTTTAGAAGTACTTGAAAACGAAAAACTTGCAGACAAGTCTCTTGAACTTGGTAACTACTTCAAAGAAGAACTTGAAAAAATCGAAAATGATGTCATTACAGAAGTTCGCGGACGCGGTTTGTTCATCGGAATGCAGTTAACTGTTGAGGCTCGTCCATACTGTGAAAAACTTAAAGAACTAGGATTACTCTGTAAAGAAACACACGACACAGTAATTCGTTTTGCTCCACCGCTAGTAATCACTAAAGAAGAACTTGATTGGGCACTTGAGAAAATTAAAAGCGTTTTCGCTAACTAA